TTGAAGGGGCGCGGCTCGGTCAGGTCCCCGGAGCCGCAGCTCGGACACTTGCCGGCGATCTGGTCCGCCCGCCAGCGCATCTTGCAGTCCTTGCAGTCGACCATCGGGTCCACGAAGGTGTCCTCGTGTCCCGAGTAGCGCCAGGCGAGCTTGTTCATGAGGATGGCGGCGTCGATGCCCTCCATGTCCTCGCGCTCCCAGACGTTGGCGCGCCACCACGCGAGCTTCAGGTTGTTCTTCAACTCGACGCCGAGCGGACCGTAGTCGTACGTGCCCTGGAGGCCCCCGTAGATCGCGGACCCGGGGAAGATGAAGCCCCGGCGTTTGCACAGGGACACGAGCTGCTCCATCGTCTGCGCGGCCATCGGCGTGCTGCTCCTTCGTGAGCGGTGTGGCGTCGCACCCTACACCGTTCGTCCGGCACGGACGTGGTGGCGCACGCGGGGCCCTGTGTCCGTGGCCTCGAGGTGTCGTCTGCTCTGTGTGGGCCGCTGTGGGCTATCCACTCGCGAGCACGACCCACCCCCGGAGACGCGGCCCCGAGGGCGGGGGAGGCGCGGGTCAGGGCGCCTTGCGCACCTGGCTGACCAGCCAGTTCTGGGCGTCGGAGCGGGCCCAGAAGGTGTCCCAGCCGCCGTGGCCGCCGGTGGGGTTGACGGTGATCTGGAGCTCGCCGGAGTAGCCGGGGCACTGGTGCACGCGCATCTCGAAGCCGTTGCCCGGGTTGGTCCAGTTCCAGGCGCTGAACGTGCCGTCGTCGGAGTTGCCCGCGGCCCAGATGGGGAAGTCCTCCAGCACGCAGAGGGGCGAGGGGTTGGGCGGGAAGTACGCCTGGGGCATCGCGCCGGCATACGTCGACAGGTAGTAGGCCAGCTGGTCGTTCACGCCCGAGGCGCCGGAGGACAGGCCCGTCAGCGTCACGCGGTCCGGATCGGCGCCGTAGAGGGTGATGGCCTCCTGCACCAGCGTGTGCACGTTGGCCGCGTGCCACCAGGTGTCCAGCGGCTGCCCGACGCGGGGCCCGTTAGGGGCGATGACGATGCCGGGGAAGGTGTCGACGAGCGGCTTGCCGGGGATGAGCTGGCGGATGAAGCCCTCGGGGTTGCTGCCCACCTGCGTGTGGTCCGCCGTCAGCGTGGAGCCGCCACGGCCGTGCAGCGAGAGGACGAGGGGGTACTTCTTGCCGGGGACGGTGCCGTAGTCCTTGGGCAGGAACACCGCCGAGTCATACGTCCCGCCGCGGCTCCAGACATGGAGCTTCCCGGCGCGCGGGTCCACGGGCGGCGTCGCCGAGTTCACCGTGACGCTCACCGTGTCCGAGCCGCTGGCGCCGCCGTCGTCCGTGGCGGTGAGCTGGAACACGTAGGCACCCTGGACGAGGCCGCTGGCGGTGGCCGTGGCCGTCGTGGCGCTGGAGAGCGTCGCCGCCGTCGGGCCGGAGACCTGGGTCCAGAGATAGCTGGCGATGGTCCCGTCCGTGTCGGTGGCGGAGCCCTGGAGCGGGGCCGAGCTGGTGGGCAGGGTGAGGGAGAAATCGGCGCCGGCGAAGACCGACGGAGGCTGGTTCGCCAGCGACGTGCCGAACACCTGGAACTCACGCACGCGGCAGAGGTTGTCGTCCGCGCCCCGCTTGCACAGGATGCGCAGGTAGCGCGCGTCCAGCGGCTGGGCCAACGTCAGCGTCCAGGCGGGCAGGGTGTTGCCGGTGACGCTGGCCCCGGGAATCACCTGCCAGGGGGCCGTGGTGTCGCCGCGGTAGACGATGTCGAAGTCGACCATGCGGCCGAGGACGTCGTCCCTGCCGGTGTAGAGCACGAGCCGCTCCACGCGGTACTGCGCCTGCAGGTCCACCTCCAGCCACTCCGGATTCGAGGGCAGCGGGTTGACCGCCGAGGCCCAGCGGTCATCCGGGGCGATGCTGCCGTTGACCGCCTTGGGATGGCCGAACTGGTCGGGAAAGCCAATGGCGTTCACCGACGAGGCGGAGGTGGGCTTGCCCAGGGCGACGTTGCTCGACTGCGCCAGCGCGGGAACGGCCATCGTCAGGACCAGCGCGTTCAGGGCCGCGACGGCATTTCGGGGACTCCAATGCACAGGGACTCCTTGCGTGAGGGGGACGCCAGTCTTCCCTGAATCTCCTGGGTGGCGTAGTTCAATCTCTAATTTCACATGCATTGAATTTGTATGTGCAATTTTGTTGCAAATATTTCGAAGTTCGTGAGGTCGACGCGGAACGGACGCCGGGGTGGGAGGTCGTCCGCAAGGGTGGTGCGTGGTGCCCCAGGGACGGGCTGGCCCTGGGAAAAGGAGGGGGGCGGGCTTTCGCGCGCGGACGGGGACGCCTGAAGATGGCGCCATGTCCCGCGCTCCTGGCCTCCGCCCGCTGCTGTTCGGCTCCCTCGTGCTGGCGTCGTCCGTGGCCCTGGCCGCGGGAGGCGACGCGCCGGTGACGCTGCGGTGGAAGGTGCCTCCGGCGTCGCTGGGCTACGAGTACACGACGGAGAGCCTGTCCCCGAAGGGGAACGCGATGCGGGTGGACCTCTCCAGCATCAAGCTGAAGGGGGTGGCGCCCGACAAGCGCCGGCGGATGTTCGAGGTGAGCCAGCCCACGGAGTCCGCGATGGTGCTGGTGTTGTCACCCAAGCCCTCCGGCGACGTGGCGGCCCGGCTGGTGGTGACCCGCGTGGACCTGCCCAAGGCGAAGCGGGCGACGAAGGAGGCGCGCGAGGTGGCCGAGCGGATGAAGGCGATGGAGGGGACGGTGCAGGTCCGGGCCACGCTCACGCCCTCGGGGCTGGTCACCAGCGACCTGAAGCGGGAGCAACGCAACCTGGTGGCCCTCATGGTGGAGCTGCCCTCCCGGCCCGTCTCGGTGGGGGATGTCTGGACCCACACCGCGGACCTGCTCGACATGGGGCCGCGCTGGCACGGGATGGGAGACATCATCAACCAGGTGCAGCTGGTGTCCCTGGAGCGCGAGGCGGAGGGCCGCACGGTGGCCGTCATCGACTTCACCCTCGCGGAGCGACACGCCGGACGCTACGAGGACGCCTCGTTGCTCAAGCCCATCCCCGCGACGCTGGAGATGACCTATGTGGGGCGGGGTGAGTTCCTCGTCGAGGAGGGGCGCTGGCGGCGCGTCGCGGGGCAGACGTCCACCGTCACCAAGGGCGTGGTCTCGGTGGACTCGGTCCAGCGCTTCGTCATGGTGTCACTGGAGACCATTCCTCCGGAGGTGCTCGCCGCGCCATGACGCGCGTCCTGTCGCGGGCCGCGGTGGCTCCGGCGTCCTCTGGAATTGGCTATCATGGTCTGGCTTCACGGACATGAAAGCTTCATCCGGAGGTCACATGCGAAGAATGACTGGGATGGGTATTTCGTTCCTGGCGACAGGCTTCATGCTGGGCTGTGGAGGCGTGGAAGCCCCCCGCGCCGAGGAGGTCGCGTTCGAGCAGGAGCAGTCGCTCGTGGCGTGTCCCAGCGGCTACACGAGCGTTCCTCTCTGGGAGTGCGAGCCGTTGGCGGCGCACGCCCCGCCGTGTCGATATGGCGGGCCCGGCTACTACAACGTCCTGCACCTGTATTGTCAGTCCGGCACGGACTTCTACGACGCGGGCCCGACGGGCACCTACGCCTGTGGGGACTGCTTCTAGTCGTCTGTCGGGCTCGACCCGCGATGGCGTCCCGGAGCGGAGCGGCCCACCGCTCCGGGAGGCCGGTGCTCAGAACAGGAAGTCGGTGGTGAGGAAGTCCGACTCGCGACGGGTGAGGATGGACTGGACCAGGGCGGTGTTGTCCGCCGTCGTCTTGGCGGCGACGAGCGTGCGGATGGAGAACACGCGCAGGGCGTCCGCGACGGACAGCGTGCCCTCGGCGGAGTCCTTGCGCCCGTTGAAGGGGAACGTGTCCGGGCCGCGCTGGCACTGGCAGTTGAGGTTGATGCGGCCCACCTGGTTGGAGAAGGCGTCGATGAACCGGCCGATGCGCGCCGAGTCCTTGCCGAACAGGCTGAGCTGCTGGCCGAACTGGGACTCGACGACGAGGCGGATGGCCTCCTCGTCCCGGTCGAACACCATCACCGGGACGACGGGGCCGAACTGCTCCTCGTTGGCCAGCCGCATGTCCCCCGTCACGGGGTAGACGACCGTGGGCGCGTAGAAGGACTGGGCCGACTGCCCCCCGGTCTGGTTGACGATGCGCGCGCCCTTCGACACGGCGTCGTCGACCAGTCCCTGGAGGTAGGCGGCCTTCCCGGGTTCGGGCAGGGGGGTGATGGACACGCCCGGCTCCCACGGCATGCCGGGCTTGAGCGCGTCGACCGCCGCGGTGAACTTCTCGAGGAACCGGTCGACGATGCTCCGGTGCACCACCAGCAGCTTGAGCGCCGTGCAGCGCTGGCCGTTGAAGGACAGCGTCCCGGTGATGCACTCCTTCACCGCGTTGTCGAGGTCCGCGTCCTCCAGGATGATGGCGGGGTTCTTGGCGTCCAGGCCGAGCACGGACTTGAGCCGGTGGGGACGGGGGTGCATCCGCTTCAGCTCGCTGGCGCCCCGGTTGGTGCCGATGAAGGCGAACAGGTCCACCTTCCCGCTCTCCATCAGCGCGCCCACCGTCTCACGCCCCTTGCCGTAGATGATGTTGATGACGCCGGGAGGGAAGCAGTCGCGGAACGCCTCCAGCAGCGGGCGGATGAGCAGCACGCCGAACTTCGCCGGCTTGAACACCACGGTGTTGCCCATCAGCAGGGCGGGGAACAGGGTGCTGAAGGTCTCGTTGAGCGGGTAGTTGTAGGGCCCCATGCACAGCGCCACGCCCATGGGGGCCCGGCGGATCTGCGCCATGATGCCCTGCTCCTGCACGAAGCGGGACGAGGTGCGGTCCAGCTCCTTCAGCGCGCGGACGGTCTCCACGATGAGGTCGATGGTGCGGTCGAACTCCTTCTCCGAGTCCGGCTGCGTCTTGCCAATCTCCCACATCAGGAGGTTCACCACCGCCGCGCGCCGCGCGCGCATGGCCACGACGAAGCGCTCCACGGCCTCGATGCGCTCGGCGACGCGCATCGTGGGCCAGACGCCCCGGCCCAGGTCGTAGGCCTTCACCGCGGCGGCCAGCGCGTCGAGCGACTCGCGCGAGGTGAGCAGGGGGGTGGCGCCGATGAGCTTCGGGCGGGGCCCCTCGGGCGTCTGGAGGTAGACCGGGCTCTGTACGGGGTTGAGGTCGCCCTTCCAGGTGCGCAGCTCTCCGTCGACCAGGTACTCGCGCTGCTCGAGGTAGGCGGGGAGCTTCACGCCGGAGGGAATCTGTTCTTCGGTGGGGAAGAGGTCAGCCAGTGCCGTCATGGAGGCTCCCTTTTAACGGGAGTTCCGTCGCCGGGCACGACTTCCCACGCGCCAGCCCGCGTGGGCCGGGCAAGCGCGTGGGGGGCTTCTCCGTGGGGCGGGGCTAGCCGCCGCAGCGGTTGAAGTTCTGATCGACGTAGTACTGGCAGCAGCCCGCGTACGGGCCCAGGCAGGTCTGGGTGCCGAGCGCCTGGGTGGCCCACTGAGACGCGGTGGCGTACGAGCCGGCGCAGGCGTCGGCGCAGAGGCTGTTGGAGATGGAGGAGATGGTGCCGTCGAGGTTGTAGCAGGTGGTCGCGTGGGCGCGGGCGTAGACGGTGCACGGCTCCTGCGCGGGCGGCGGCGCCGACGATGTCGTGCTCCAGATGGTGCTCAGGTAGACGCGATCACTGCTCTGGTCGATGCCCGCCCACCGCGAGCGCGGCCCGGAGTCCCACCAGACCATGATGTAGTGCCGCGGTTGGAGGGTCACGCTGTAGTTGACCTTCCACTCACAGCCCTCCCAGGGCCAGATGCTGCACGACTTGTACTGCGTATAGAAGTAGGCGGTGGAGTCGAAGCCCGCGGCGATGCCCACGGCGCGGAAGTACAGGGTGCCGTCCTTCACGCCGCTGTAGGAGCCGTACCAGTAGTCGGTGATGCAGGACAGGGATTGGGCCGGGCCGGGGTTGCAGAAGTTGTTGCGGAACCAGAGCTTGTCCCCCACCCAGTCCCAGGTGTCGTTGAGACTCATCGCGGCGGGGCCCGCGCTGTCGCCGGGCGAGGGACCTTCGGGCGGCGCGGTGGCGGCGCGACCGACCTGCTGGGCCGCCTGGCGGCCCTGGATGATACGGGCCATGGCGACGCGGGACTGTGCCTCCACGAGCGCGGCGGGGACGTCCTCGCGCCGGGCGCCGGGCGCGAGCGCGAGATAGACATCCGCCAGCTCCTTGCCCCGGAACGTCTCCGGGTCCATCGCCTCCTGGAGGCGGGCCGCGTCGAGGTCCGCGTGGCCCGTCTCCGCGACGAAGACCTCGCCCGGGGCGGATTCGATGAAGCGCACCGAACGGGTGTCGCTCAGCTTCAGCTCATGGAGCAGCGTGCCCTGCTCCACGGTTCGAGGCACCGGGGCCTCGAGCTGAGGATTCCCACAGGCCGAAAGGAACAGGGCGGTGAGGGCGGAGGACAGCACGGCCCGCGCGCGTGGGGCGCGGGGCGGAGCGCAACGGTGGAACATGGCGGAGGACTCCTCGGTCGGGGCTGCAGCCACCTGAACGGGCAGCCCCGGAAGTCTTCGCCCGCCTCCCGTTCATGGGGCGACACTGTCGCCCGGCGCCGACGAGGGCGTCCGAGGGTTTCTGATAGTTCCTGTGGGCGTCTGCTTGGGAATCCATCGCGACGCCTGGGCAGGCATTGCCTTTCGACAATCCGTGTCGAGGCGCGAGTCCGAGAGGAATTTCCCCATGTCCCGACGAATCGCGCGAGGCCCCCGGGGCCTCGTTCCGCTACTGCCACGCCTGCTGGCCGTGTTGTCGGTGGGAGCGCTGTCGCTGGCCCTGCCCGTGGGCGCCCAGGAGTTGCCGGAGGACGAGGCGACGGTCGCCTTCGTGGGGGTGGACCTGGATGGCGAGGGCCTGCGGGTCCGGCTCCAGTGGTCGGAGGACGAGGGCACCCTTCCCGAATACGCGCAGCTGGTCTCGTATGACGGCCGAGGAGAGGCCAACGACCTCGTGGAGGTGTTCCCGGAGCCAGGGGCCGTCATCGAGCTGCGATTGCCCGATGCGTTGCGCGAGCCGTGGGAGAGCGGCTGGACGCAGCGGCTGGTCGTGGAGGACCCGTGGCGGGGCGAGACGCTGGCCGTCCAGTTCTACGACCTGAAGCTGGACTGCCAGGAGTCGGAGGAGCAGTGCGTGCTCGGCGTGGCTCCGGCGTCGGGCACCAACGAGGAGGTGGTGCACCTGAGCGCCGAGTTCGACGAGACCCTGGCCCGTATCGAGTCCTCCTACGAGGGCATGGAGTTCGACCTGTGGGCCATGGTGTCGGCGGAGACGCCCCACTTGCGCGGCGATGCGCTGCTCTATTCGCACCAGGTCCTGCGGCGCCTGCCCTACTGGGGGGAGTGCTTCTGCGTCTGGTCGAGCGGGACGTCCCTGTCGCCCTCGGGCTTCGCCCAGGCCATCAGCGATTCGACCTCCGGAGGGCTCGTCACGGGGACTCGAGGCCCTGGGGCCGTGGGGTCGCTGACCGTCAGGGCCGCGTCACGGCTCGGCATCTCGTTCCACCTGGAGGGGAGCAACGACCTGCGGCTCCGGCCCAGCTGCTTCCGCTGGTTCCAATATGACGACTGGCGCGTGGTGGTGCGCTTCCCCGGAGGTGGCCGCGAGTGGTTCATCCCCTTCCCGCGGCCCTACCTGATGCCCTGCGGCTATTCGTGCTCCGCGAGGTATGACCATGCGGGGCGGCTGAGCGGGAAGTCGTTCGTCACCTATACGGATGGCACGGCGGTCGCCACCGCGTTCGTGGAGAGCTTCTACCGGGTGGATGGTGGCGACCAGCTCTACGGCGTGGCGGACCAGAGCGCCGAGTTCGATGACGCGACGGTCCTCTCCGTCTGGTCCGCTGGAGGCACCACCTCCTCCGTCTCGTCCGCCCTGGGCGTCTCCGCGATGAGGACCGTCCCCGCCTCCAACGCCGCCGCGAACGCGAGGAACGGCTTCTTCGCCGCCATCTTCGGGGAGCCGAACCTGTGCTGGACCGGCCCCTTTGGCCCCGGCGCCGTCTGGACCCATGGAACCCTCCAGGGGCCCACGCAGACCCAGAGCCTGCGCCAGGGCGTCCGGGACTTCTTCGCGGAGCGCGGCGTCGACATCGTCCCGTAGCGCCCGGGCGGGACGGGCCTGTCATGACAGCGATGTCATGACAGGCAGGACTCGGGGGCCAGGGTGCCGTCGGAAACCATTGGAAACACCGGGTGTCCGTGTTGGCTCGCTCGTTGCTCAGGAGGGCGCACCTGTCGCACCACTCCAAGGAGCAACGCATGAGGAACACCAGGTCCTGGCTCGCCGCGGTCGCGGCGCTCGCCGTCGTCGCCACCGGTTGTGACAACGACGATGCCCCCGACGCGAAGAAGGTGGCGGACGTGGCCGCCCGGCGCTCGGCCGAGGCGATGCGCGGTGTCAGCGCCAGCATGAGGACGGCGAGCGGGCTGTCGTCCCTGAAGGGCCTGGAGGACGCGCTGGCCCGGTTCGGCGCGGGCTTCGAGGGCGTGCCGCTGCCGCAGCTGCCCGCCGGCCAGGAGGGCGCGACGCTGGAGGGCGTGTTCGACGAGGAGGAGACGGACGTCCAGGCGGAGCGGTTGGAGAAGTACCTGCGCGAGCGCGTCTTCACCGAGGCGAACGTGGAGTCGACGGATGGGAACTCCACCCTCTTCCGGCTCGCGGGCGAGCAGGTCTGCACGGATGGCTGGGGCACCGCGGACGCGGGCTGCGTGCGGTTCGTCGACGAGTCCCAGCTGCGGATTCGCGCGACGAGCCTGGGCGATGACTCCCTCGAGCTGGAGCTGCTCATCGGCGCGAAGCGGGCGGACCCGCTGGCCCTGCGCTTCCTGCCGAAGGATGTCTCGGTGGTGGTCGACCTGGGTGGGCTGAAGGGCGCCGCCGAGCAGCTGGACCCGCAGATGGCCGCGCTGCTGCCGAGCGTGATGACGGGGCAGGTGGAGCTGAAGGTCACGAAGGCCGGGGAGGCGCACTGGGTGGTCAGTGGTTCCGTCCTCGAGGCGCTGCGCCTGGAGCTGCCCCTGGAGGGCGGCACCTTCGCGTTCTCCGCGGCGCGGGCGGCCCCGCTGGTCGAGCTGGAGACGGACGGCGGCGCGAACCGCGCGCGCTTCGCGCTGGACCTGAGCACCACGGAGGTGCGCGTGCCGTATACCGGCCAGGTCTCGGCGCTGCGTGGCAAGGACTGGACCGTGTCGCTGTCCGGCCTGTCGTACTCCGTCGACGTGACGGAGGGGCAGAAGGACTTCTCCGTGACGCACGTGGGGTTGGGCGCGGGGCAGAGCTATGTGGGGCTGGGGGCGGACAAGCTCGTCACGCTGGACCTCAACGCGCAGTCGGGCCGGCACTTCGACCTGACGCTGACGCAGGATGCGGACGGTCTCCCGCTGGTGAAGGTGCAGCCTGGGTTCGACCTGCTCACGCGCTTCTACCTGGCGCCGCTCCAGGCGGACCCCTCGCTGGAGATTCCCGCGGCGTACGCGGACGCGACGTACCGGGTGCGGCTCAGCGGCGGCGAGGGTGGCCCGAGCCTGCGCGCGGCTCCCGCCAACGAGGCCACGGGTTTCCAGGGGGGCCTGGAGGTGGTGACCGGCGAGCTCCAGCTGTCCGCGGGTGACGCGCAGGTGGTGGTCTCCGCGGGGCAGTGCCTGGTGGCCGGGGCCTCGATTCCCGAGGAGTCGTCCCTGCTGTCGTACCTGCGACAGGGCAGCTGCGAGTAGTCCGTCGCGGCCGTGCGAGGGGGCCGTGCCCATTCCAAGGGGGCGCGGCCCCCTCCTCTTTTGTGCGAGGGGCCCCATCCAGCCCGCGTTCCGCGCGCCGGGATCGATGCACAGGCGTTGCGCGCCCTTCGTCCACGCTCGCCACGTCGGCGGGGCATGCCGCATCGCGGCGCGCGGGACGCGATGAGGAGAGGCGACCAAGTTTCGGTATGCTTTCCCGTGGCCACGATGCGTGCCGTGGCCCTCCGGGGGGCGTGCCATGCGGAGTGTCTCGCCTTGGTTGTCGGCGGTGCGAATGGGCGTCGTGTGGAGCGTCTGTCTCTGGTCTGGCGCGAGCCATTCGCTCGAGCGGACGCTGACGCTCCATGGCGACACGGGCGCCTTCGCGCTCTTCCATCCCGATGACCTCGCCCACCATGGAAGCGAGCCCCAGCGGTGGCCCTGGCTCGCGTTCTCCGTCCAGCCGGACCTGGAGGCGGGGAGGCTCGTCTGCTTCGAGAGCACGCTCGAGGGGCCGCTCCGGTTTCGTGTCACGCAAGGGGGGCTGACGGCTCGGGAGAAGCGGTGGAAGCACGGCGCGTGGACGTTCCGCCTCGAGGTGACGCATGGGCGGGTGTTGCTCGACGGCGCGGAGCGACTGCCCCATGGCGAACGGCCCGAGCCGCTCCCTCCCGACGAGGACCCGCGCTGGCTGCCCATCCCCAATGGCCGCTATCGGGTGACGGTCCAGTCCGTCCTCTGGACCAAGGAGCCGGGGGCGCTGACGCCCGACGGCGCGCCTTCGGAGCGGGCGCTGCCGGCCTTCGTGATTCGACTCGAGCCCGTGGAGGACTTCGGCAAGGTCCCGGCGCGTGGCACCATGCCCCGCTTCGGTTTCACCACGGCGCCGCCGACGGCGCAGGTGCCCAGCGCCGCGTCCGGTTCCCGGTTCGACGAGTGGCGCGCCTCCATGCCCACGCGCGCGCAGCGCGTCGCGGTCCTCGTGGAGCCGGAGCTGCCCGTGGTGCCCGCCTTCGACGCGACGTGGACGCTGGCGCCCGACGTCGCCTCGGCCCTGCTCTCCGACGTTCCCGGCAAGGGCATCAAGCCTCGCTATGTCGTCGTCGTCCCCTCGATGACGCGCGCGCGTGTCGGCGTGCTGGCCTCGGTGGGGACGGTGCCCGGCGCGTCCGGCGGCGAGCCCGGGCGGGTGAACTTCAA
This sequence is a window from Myxococcus stipitatus. Protein-coding genes within it:
- a CDS encoding NADP-dependent glyceraldehyde-3-phosphate dehydrogenase; translated protein: MTALADLFPTEEQIPSGVKLPAYLEQREYLVDGELRTWKGDLNPVQSPVYLQTPEGPRPKLIGATPLLTSRESLDALAAAVKAYDLGRGVWPTMRVAERIEAVERFVVAMRARRAAVVNLLMWEIGKTQPDSEKEFDRTIDLIVETVRALKELDRTSSRFVQEQGIMAQIRRAPMGVALCMGPYNYPLNETFSTLFPALLMGNTVVFKPAKFGVLLIRPLLEAFRDCFPPGVINIIYGKGRETVGALMESGKVDLFAFIGTNRGASELKRMHPRPHRLKSVLGLDAKNPAIILEDADLDNAVKECITGTLSFNGQRCTALKLLVVHRSIVDRFLEKFTAAVDALKPGMPWEPGVSITPLPEPGKAAYLQGLVDDAVSKGARIVNQTGGQSAQSFYAPTVVYPVTGDMRLANEEQFGPVVPVMVFDRDEEAIRLVVESQFGQQLSLFGKDSARIGRFIDAFSNQVGRINLNCQCQRGPDTFPFNGRKDSAEGTLSVADALRVFSIRTLVAAKTTADNTALVQSILTRRESDFLTTDFLF
- a CDS encoding PKD domain-containing protein; translated protein: MHWSPRNAVAALNALVLTMAVPALAQSSNVALGKPTSASSVNAIGFPDQFGHPKAVNGSIAPDDRWASAVNPLPSNPEWLEVDLQAQYRVERLVLYTGRDDVLGRMVDFDIVYRGDTTAPWQVIPGASVTGNTLPAWTLTLAQPLDARYLRILCKRGADDNLCRVREFQVFGTSLANQPPSVFAGADFSLTLPTSSAPLQGSATDTDGTIASYLWTQVSGPTAATLSSATTATATASGLVQGAYVFQLTATDDGGASGSDTVSVTVNSATPPVDPRAGKLHVWSRGGTYDSAVFLPKDYGTVPGKKYPLVLSLHGRGGSTLTADHTQVGSNPEGFIRQLIPGKPLVDTFPGIVIAPNGPRVGQPLDTWWHAANVHTLVQEAITLYGADPDRVTLTGLSSGASGVNDQLAYYLSTYAGAMPQAYFPPNPSPLCVLEDFPIWAAGNSDDGTFSAWNWTNPGNGFEMRVHQCPGYSGELQITVNPTGGHGGWDTFWARSDAQNWLVSQVRKAP